From the Oncorhynchus gorbuscha isolate QuinsamMale2020 ecotype Even-year unplaced genomic scaffold, OgorEven_v1.0 Un_scaffold_2266, whole genome shotgun sequence genome, one window contains:
- the LOC124025527 gene encoding RNA demethylase ALKBH5-like, which translates to MSASGFSDLREKLTSMTPHRDNYKNRVTDKDDSYKNRKVKVTDGGSSNGKGRKRKHRDSSEDDVQPVESREQEARRVQSGIVQVEVFSKEDCDVIEGKINEVVANGEAGLYREHTVDRAPLRNKYFFGEGYTYGAQLEKRGPGQERLYPKGEVDDIPTWVHDLVITKLVASGVVPEGFVNSAVINDYQPGGCIVSHVDPLHIFARPIVSVSFFSDSALCFGCRFQFKPIRVSEPVLELPVRRGSVTVLSGYAADDITHCIRPQDIKERRAVIILRKTRPDAPRVDQSPSPNPSPPERHAPLKAKRSHRRADPDAAHRPRVLEMDKEENRHSSSSSRLHRRSNSSENYRRRSQDGDVSRKVKMRRH; encoded by the exons ATGTCAGCCAGTGGTTTCTCCGACCTGCGGGAAAAGCTGACGTCCATGACTCCTCACCGGGACAATTACAAAAACAGAGTTACCGATAAGGACGACAGTTACAAAAATAGGAAAGTTAAAGTTACCGACGGAGGTAGTAGTAACGGGAAGGGCCGGAAGCGGAAGCACCGAGATTCCTCCGAGGATGATGTCCAGCCTGTGGAGTCCCGTGAGCAG gAGGCGAGGCGTGTCCAGAGTGGCATTGTTCAGGTAGAGGTCTTCTCTAAAGAGGACTGTGATGTCATTGAGGGCAAGATAAATGAGGTGGTTGCTAACGGAGAAGCGGGGCTTTACCGGGAACACACCGTAGATCGGGCACCGCTACGAAACAAATATTTCTTTGGAGAG GGCTATACATACGGGGCccagctggagaagagaggaccTGGTCAGGAGAGATTGTATCCTAAAGGAGAGGTGGACGACATCCCGACCTGGGTTCATGACCTCGTCATCACTAAACTGGTCGCCAGCGGGGTCGTACCTGAAG GTTTTGTGAACTCAGCGGTGATCAACGACTACCAACCAGGCGGCTGCATCGTGTCACATGTCGACCCGCTCCACATCTTCGCCCGGCCAATCGTATCCGTGTCCTTCTTCTCAGACTCGGCCCTCTGCTTCGGCTGCCGCTTCCAGTTTAAACCAATCAGAGTGTCCGAGCCCGTCCTGGAGCTTCCTGTCAGGAGAGGAAGTGTTACTGTCCTCAG tggctACGCGGCTGATGACATCACCCACTGTATCCGCCCCCAGGACATCAAGGAGAGACGAGCCGTCATCATCCTCAGGAA gacgaGACCAGATGCTCCCCGTGTAGACCAgagcccctcccctaacccctcccCCCCTGAGAGACACGCCCCTCTGAAGGCCAAACGCTCTCACCGCAGAGCTGACCCAGACGCTGcacacag accgAGGGTTCTGGAGATGGATAAGGAGGAGAATCGTCACTCCTCCTCTTCGTCCCGCCTTCATCGCCGTAGCAACAGCTCCGAGAACTACCGGAGGCGGAGCCAAGACGGCGACGTGTCACGCAAGGTCAAGATGCGGCGTCACTGA